Within the Medicago truncatula cultivar Jemalong A17 chromosome 4, MtrunA17r5.0-ANR, whole genome shotgun sequence genome, the region CCAACTGCTGATTTTCACACATACTCCATTCTTTGGAATCCTCAACGCATTGTGTAAGCACTTTTTCAAATATCATACTAATAAAAACACTGGACACGACACTAACACTAATATATAAACATGTGTCGGTGTTTGATAGATACTagaaattctttaaaaaaaaaatctcaattggACACAATGAATTGATTATTGATAAACATGTGTTTGATTGAATGCAGTTTTTCTGTGGATGGAACACCAATAAGAGAATTCAAGAACATGGAATCAAAAGGAGTTGCATTTCCAAAGAATCAACCAATGAGGATATATTCAAGTCTATGGAATGCTGATGATTGGGCAACAAGAGGTGGTCTTGTCAAGACAGATTGGACAAATGCTCCATTCACTGCATCATATAGGAATTTCAATGCAGAAACTACTTCATCTAATGCATGGTTTACCCAACAATTGGATTCAACAAGTCAACAAAGATTGAGTGAGGTTCAGAAGAATTACATGATTTACAATTATTGCACTGACATCAAAAGATTTCCCCAAGGCCTTCCAACAGAGTGTACTGCATCCTAATTAATATCTTTCTATATTCCAATAGCAACTATATACTTGTAGATTTATTCTTTCTTAGGcctattcaatttattttacttgTAACGTGCTTCATCTTAATTCATTTATTCTTTGATACACTATAATAAATATTCagatttcttttctttcaagcTTAATATAATCTGCTAAACTAATTCTATATTTGTTAAAGGTGTGTATAAACATGTCAATTTTGCCCAATATGTCTTGACATTTTGTaagatgcaaaaaaaaaaaaaaaaattggtgactTCGTTTAATCATTATCATAAGAGTGAAGTTTTATTCTGGTctctaatgaaaaaaaatatggaacaGTTAGTCtctaaacaaaaattcataGACAAATTCAGTGATTACATAGACAGTTAAATCGACTGTGAATATTTAGTAGGAGACATTGTGGcactgtaacaaaaaaaatgaaagggtATAAGTAAGTCCCACACAAAACTTGATCCGGCTGAGCTGAAATGTAAACTAGACGCAGCAATTTACCATCAATAAGGATGTTATGGAGTAGGGATGTACATTCGGAATCAGAAAGGGGAATTCGTCAAACCCAATACTATTTGGATTTTGGAAGGAGGCATCTATTCCATTTCTGTAGGCTGATGCTTTAGGATTATATGAAGCCTTACTATGGCTAAGTGAGTTGGGTTGCAAAACTTTTAGTTTCATTAGGTAGCAAACAAATCTTGTAGCTCACACCCTTGCAAGAAcgtctaattttaattttccaagtttttaattttagcCTAATCTATATTATGAATACTTTCTTGAATGGAATTTATTatgaatattgtaaaaaaatatatataaaaaaaagtgtttgtaTGTaacaattcttttatttttcgtaGAGATTGTAATGACTCTTTTATTGCTATAAAAGGGTATCATTTTACCAATGGTTTTTCATTATGTGTTAAGAGGGATACCGATGGTTTTACATAAAAAGCCAACCATAGAAATGTGAGTCACAcatatacaaatttatttatattttttaatgttggCATGCATTAAACACTCAATCACTTTAACATAACAcctaaaaaattactaaatagATCTCACTAATTGATTTAcatcattatattttataaacgatttatttgttaaattatacttcttttaacaaaaaagacattctttcaaaaataaaaaaacaaaaaagacatgTTTAACCCACTTGGATTCCTAGGTATTGGTTTGGgacctgggagtgtgctcctcctcaaagtCTCAGATTTGATTCTCTCTGGAGCCAATTTGGTTggactaatttaacttcttaaaaaagaaaaaaaaatgtttagttgtatcaaattaaatataagcaaattcaactatatttttatatataagcaAATGCAATAGATTATATTGAAAGACAAGCCATGGATCAAATCTTacaactcttttatttttgggagaCTGTAATGACTTTTTCATTGCAAAGGTTTGTATTTCACCCATGGTTTTCAGTGTCATTCAACGGATGAGGTCTATATTACCCCCTTATAATTTGGGGTAATTTATCCCTCATGGTTTTAAACAATCAAATTGTAGGATATAAAGTCAACCCTACCCTCATCGTCATTAATTTAAGAGAAATTTTAACCTTagataatttttaatacttttaattttttctttaaaaaaaatacttttaattttaattaattatattttaagtgttgaattttaataattttacattttagaGCTTATATCAATTAAAAGTTAACATCAAAGTTTCTTTCATCCTTAGATCCATCAGTTACATTTAGAAAACAATTACAGAGAAAGTGTAAGTCCAAACACATCTTCACCTTAGATCCATCAAAGTTTGATTTTAAAGATCGGTtcctatatttttcaaaattttcagaCTAGTGCCTATATGTTTTCAAACTTTGTAGATTAgtcttatatttttgaaaatttacaaattgGACCCAATATTTCAACTTTACCAAAATTTGCAGTTCCACcctcattttttttctaaaacgtCAAATTTTATCCaatttgaaaattcaattaGTTAAGTAAAGATTATCATTAGTTAAGTAAAGATAGTGGTATAATTGAGATAACTTTATGACTAatgttatttttgaatttttaaaatgacaaatccatgattttcaataaaaaaaacaaagttcgAATTTCCAAACTATgtgtcaatttttgttttggaagAGGGTTGTATGAGCAGAACATAGTATCAATCCAGAAGCATTTGGATATACTCTTCTAACAGgtgaaaaagtaaaattttacaGCTAGCTGGTGCCTCTTGCCAGGGGATAGGGTCCAGGTATTATTCAAAGGTGACGACGGTGACCGTGACCTTATCCATCCACTAACTAAGATATTATTCATTCgttcatcatatttttcttttggttaatattcattcattacaTATATATCATACTTTATTTACCTGATGATAGTGACCTCAATCTTATTTAATACCTCGTGCTCATCCAATTGTAACAACGTACATCCTCTACCCTGCTCCACCAGTATTACCTTTactttgttacttttatttaatCCATGGTTTCATTAATTAAATACGACAAAGTTTATTGCCTATGCTATGCTCTCATTTGACAGCTATTTCCTTACCAATTCAATACTATACAACTATCCACAGCTTAGGTCACAGTTTGACCTTCCTATCTTTTTCCTCTCCAATACTTGCTTCAAACTTCAAATCACACACGCtcatttttttactatatatatagtaaCAACTCTTCAACCTTCATAACACATCCAACATTACTTTACTTCTTGAAACCACATCTTCATTAGTTTTCATACATTAGTAAATTGATGGCTTCTACTACTACTTTGCTAGTGCTTCTTATTCCTCTGCTTTGGATTAATGTAGCATGTGTTGCTGGTAACTTCAACAAAGATTTTCAGATTACATGGGGAGATGGTCGTGCCAAAATACTCAACAACGCCAATCTTCTTACTCTATCTCTTGACAAAGCCTCTGGTTCAGGCTTTCAATCCAAAAATGAATACTTATTTGGCAAAATTGATATGCAGATTAAGCTTGTTCCAGGAAACTCTGCTGGCACTGTCACTGCCTATTATGTAAGTATATTTGAAATTCAATATTTACTTTATATCATGCATATTCTTTAGCTTTTGATAACTAATTTTTTGGTGCTCAATTAACTAATTCAGCTGTCATCAAAAGGAGGTGCATGGGATGAGATTGACTTTGAATTCTTGGGAAATTTGAGTGGTGATCCTTACATCCTTCACACCAATGTGTTTAGCCAAGGCAAAGGTAACAGAGAGCAACAATTTTACCTTTGGTTTGACCCAACTGCAGATTTTCACACATACTCAATTCTATGGAATCCTCAACGTATTGTGTAAGTACTAAATCAATATATTCTATacaatcttaaaataaaatcaataaaaaaaaaaaaacattgcttGTGTTCGAAGCAACTAAATTAGACTATTTTCTTTGTGTATTTTTCAGTTTCTCTGTAGATGGAACTCCAATTAGGGAATTCAAGAACATGGAATCAAATGGTGTACCATTCCCCAAAAACCAACCAATGAGGATATACTCAAGTCTCTGGAATGCTGATGATTGGGCAACAAGAGGAGGACTTGTTAAGACAGATTGGTCCAAAGCTCCTTTCACTGCTTCTTACAGAAACTTCAATGCCAACAATGCTTGTATATGGAACGGTGGAAAATCATCatgcaaatcatcatcaaaacCCTCTGCTTCCTCTGCATCATGGCTATCACAACAGCTTGACTCAACTGGTCAGCAGAGGCTGAGGTGGGTGCAGAAGAactatatgatttataattacTGCTCAGATAAGAAGAGATTTCCACAAGGCCTTCCAGTTGAATGCACTCACTCTTAGTCTCATATACTATAGGACTCTCATAACTCATTGCCTCACGATCATTCTTTTTTTATGCCTCTGTATTTGTTCCTTCTTTGTTtgtacttctattttttatttattatttatttatttaccatgTAAAATATCATATGTAGTCGTAGCTAGATCACCTTTgtaactaaatatatatatatgaatggtATGTATAACAGTTATCCCATAATTCTCATGTCAATTTTCACATTATTCTCTCATATTGCAACAATTTTGACTATTACTATTACATGCATGTAACGTTccaaaagaaagaatgaaattGCGTGGGGAGACCACCCTTCCATTTCTCTGTGATTTCTTTAATTTGTCTAAACATAAAATGAAtgtttcaattcaaattttttttaagaaggtaaaGTAGCTCATCCAAATTAGCATGAGAATAATCAAATATGTGACTTTGAAGAGAAACACACTACAAACTCTTAAgtcaatatcatcaaatcaactttaaatGGGTTCTTCAATTCAAATTAAACATGTTAAATAGGTCAAATTCTTAGAACTGGACCTAtgtaaaaatatgaaaacatatttcataaatgaaaaacactaatttatcctcaaaattttcatattaattaaaatagtcTCCAATGAAGATTAAAATGTTagtaaaaaatttctaaaaaagaTTTGATTGACCTTTGAGATTGTTAATTTAAATTTGCACTGATTATTTGTTAGCAGCGAAATAAGTCTTCGTATTTTCTCTCAACATCAATTTGAATCATTACTctgattttcttcttcaaaaaaatgacATTCACAACTATTTTCTTACTCCCACTAAAGgaaagaatttttattatattatagttatattatttttattgagtttattaCATTTGAAATTCACAAATATCTAtacttataaatattaatttatatcaaaaaatttatataaaatatcgttTATAATTTATTCgcaaaatttctataaaatatagtTGATAATCTACATGTGTTAGCTCAATAAAAAGAGTGTGCTAGTCTTTCCGCtagtattaataaaaaaaaactatatattacattttgggTATTCAAAAACTGATCCAAATTAACCtgcatatttaaataaataaaaaattaatactcatTTAAACTGAGcgtgtgatttttatttttaatcagataactttttgttttaaaatcgaTCGAAAACGCACCGCATAAACCTCTATTGATGATCACCCCTAAATGTTGCATCCAATTAGTGTTGGTCAACAAATTGTTCATAGTTGTTTGGAGTATACTTTAATAGAAAACGTTAAAAAATAATCCTTGAAGCATTGTTTATACAACTAAAAGTaataacttttgatttttttttagaattatgaCTTTTACATACGTGTAATTTGTATATTCAAACCGGTATATCTTCTTTAAACAATGTATttaagacacttgttagcacgatctttattaattaaagaaaaagtaacatGTGACTTAAATCCAGACAGACACCACCAACTCGTACTAGATTTAGGTGTGTCCACTGTCCACCCACGACGAGTGACATTGTTTTGTTCAATATGCAGTGGCGGTGGTGAAACGTCTTAAAGTTAAGGGAGTTATTAGCTTAGCTGGAATTGTTTGATGCTTGGTTGGCACTCTCTCACACCCAATAGATGGAGTTGGAGTGACTTTAATTTTTACTACTCCCTTGACAACAACTTTTAACTCAAACTCTGTTCATAATTAATGAAAAAGACAACAACCGCGTAaaagattttatgtttttttgacaatacCGCCTGTCAATTGGACACATTTTATTGATGTACATAAATAAACGCGGCAACTGTGTCCAGCTTCTTGGCTCTTTCAAATTTCTCATAATTATTATCATCACTAACggttcaatatttattttataaatagcaACATTCACCCTTCTTTATCATTCACTTCTAAACTTTCTAATTTAACAAAGACTATCACTCCCTACTACTATCAACTTTCAAACACTTCATTATAGAGATGGTTTCTTCAAATGATTTCAACATGTTAATTCTAATTCCTCTTCTTGTTAGCTCCCTAATGGTAATGAATGCCTTTGCTGCTGGTAACTTGAACCAACACTTTGATATAACATGGGGAGATGGCCGAGCGAAGATACTAAACAATGGTGAGTTACTCACTCTATCACTTGACAAAGCATCTGGTTCAGGATTCCAATCAAAGAATGAGTATCTCTTTTGGGAAGATTGATATGCAACTCAAACTTGTCCCTGGAAACTCTGCTGGCACTGTCACTGCATATTACGTAAGTACTTCTTTAGTTTGTGTTAATAACTtattaaaggtttttttttccttctttataTTGATTGCATACATtctaataacaaataaaatgattCTTTGTTTGCAGCTATCTTCAAAAGGACCAACTTGGGATGAGATAGACTATGaatttctaggaaatgtaagtGGTGAACCATACATCCTTCACACTAATGTTTTCAGTCAAGGCAAAGGAAACAGGGAACAACAATTCTATCTATGGTTTGACCCAGCAGCTGATTTTCACACTTATTCTATCATATGGAACCCCCAGAGGATTATGTAAATTTCTCATCTACTCTGTGTTTCCTTATTATACATCTTATTAAATACCCTGCATGCATAgacttatataattttttttttttaattctttgttCAGATTCTCAGTTGATGGCACTCCCATTAGAGAGTTCAAGAACTCAGAGACTATTGGTGTGCCCTTCCCAAAGAACCAACCAATGAGAATATATTCAAGTTTGTGGAATGCAGATAACTGGGCAACAAGAGGTGGACTAGTCAAGACAGATTGGACAAAGGCTCCATTCACAGCTTCCTACAGAAATTTTAATGCTCAGGCTTGCATCTGGTCTTCAGGAGCATCATCCTGTGGTTCAACTAGTTCTGCATCAAAGGACTCTGCCAGAGGTTCATGGCTTTCACAGGAGTTGGATGCTACTGGTCAAGGGAGGTTGAAATGGGTGCAGAAGAATTACATGATATACAATTACTGCAAAGATACAAAACGATTTCCACAGGGTTTACCTCCAGAGTGCAACCACTCGTAAAGAGAAAACTGTGCAACCCCTCTGTAATATTTCCCCATTATCACTGCAATTCTAGCATTAGTTTGTAGCTTAGTATGATTCTTTCATTCGTTTTGATCTCTGTCATCACGCTAGGAAACATTTGTAGCCATTCATCAAATGTGTAAcatcttttttataataaaaacagGTTCTTTTCTTACTACCATTTTCCTGTCACTTTTAATTTCACAATTTCTAGAGGTTGTGGTGACTGGTGAGCAATGGCAAACAAAGACCCATGAAACCTCGAATGGGATTATCATTTTCATACTCCAGTCttcaatttcaataattattatCAGCATGACTAAAGTGACACATGCTCAGTGATACATTTTAATATTTCACAAGGAGTCAACTAAGAATACATACCAACACCATTGTTCAAATATAACCAGAAACTGTTAAGGAAGTCGATGTACTGGTGCAATCCACAATGAAAATGAGATAACATAGCTAGAAAATTAAGTAACTCGAATTAATATACACATTTAGTCAATTGAGATAACAAAGATGAGTTATGTCTTAAATGCAAATATTATCACCCCCTAAACCCAGAACAAATGGAAAGGTGATAGAGGAGAGTATTAACAGGAAAGTCAAAAACAGATTACAATCGCGGTTTTTCCTAAGCTTGAACAAAACTGTACAGAAGATTCAACAAATATGCTGTAAAATCAGATACACAGGCATAAACCAAGAATGTCGATACCATGAACTGCACAATTTGGTTGGCACTGAAGAAGACAACTAAATTCGCAGAACATCAGAAAAATCTTAAGGCTATCTAGTAAGCCTACTATCATTTGTCCACAAACAACCTATTCATCTAACTCCTCTATCTGTGCCCGCTTCTCAGCTGCTATCTTTCTGATAAAGAAGCCCCACCTCATTGCTGCCTTGATCTTCAGCCATCCCACAACAGCTTTGCCAGGACGAGAGCGATCCTCATCGAAGTTCGGCATAGGAGATGGCATGAATGATGGGAATGAATAACCATCCTCAGTATTCATGGAAGGATGACCTCCCATGCTGAAAAGGCGAAGCAAGTGCTGCATGTCTTCATTCTCTAGTATCTCATTACTTCTAACGCGAATTTCATCCTCGGAAAAGAAGTCATCAACACCCTTGTCCCTGTTGTTTGACCAATCATCAAAAGGATTTGGGGCAGGTGGTTGCATGGAAGAGCTACCAGCATGGAAACCTGAAGTTGATGATTGAGGAGGACCAAGAGCCAACCCTACTGTGCTATGATCATTTCTAGAGCTTTGGGATTGGTGAGCATTGCCTAATAAGTGGTCGTTAGACAGATATAACGAGTCATCAAAATGACTCCGAGAGCTGGAATTTCCAATCAATGCCTGGCTTGGATACCTCGTCACCATGCTATTGTTAAAACCTGAAAGGAGAATGTATATGGACACATTTGTATAGTAAGAACATCATACACAATCAGCAAAGGTGCATTGAACAATGCAAATAAACAAATGTATTATGCAAATTTCTCTTGGACAGgggatttattttaaaatattttttgtatttggaAATTTCTTCATCAACAAATTAAAGGAAACATCTAAATCGTTTCATTATAATCTGAAAGTTGTATTGGGAAACCAAATTTGAGACACAGGTGACTGACAATGTGACATCGCTCAAAAGAAAAGAAGGGAGGTgaggaataataaaaaaataaataaaatgatacaTTAGGATTCAAGGAAACAGAAACACTGTTAGGATATAGAATTATGGGAAATTAGCGTGCTAAAGTAGTTATGAGTCGCTAGAGAAGTTAGTTACTTAGTTAATTGTTTAGTTAGAGAAGTATTTGTACAAATAGGGGAATACAATGATAAAAAAAGGGGCTCTTTGAATATTATAATTGTGAATAGAATTCTCTATTGTGAAGGGGAAACCCTTGGAGGAGTGATTCTCCCCTGTTCTATCATATTTCttaaattaagtgttttttcTATTCCATTCAATTATTTGGTTCCTAACAAACGCTTACCTCCAACTGGCATCGCTGAATTAATCTGCTGTTCAGAAGCAACAGACATGGGGAGGGATGGCATTAGCAGTTGATGATCTAAACCACCATCATAATCAATTGACTCCACATGAAGTTCATTTTCAGATTCAACAGTGTTGTTATTTTGCTCAGCATCCACAAGTGATTTGCCATCGTACTCTACAACCTGCTCCCAATTGTCGTATGCCTTTTTCACCAATGAATCGACATACACCTGGactttcccaaaaaaattaaaggtgtCACAAGCTTACCCTATTCCTAATAGAGAGCTTCAAAGGAAACTACAAACTCTGAACATTGGtatatcaattatattaattgGAGCATGCCAGCAACATAAACACATGCTCGACTTTCAATGGAAAAAATGCAGGATGCAGACTAACCTTCTGATTATCGCTAAGAGAATCAGCAGAAAAGAATTGCTCTCCTGTTATAAGGCCACGCAGCTCATAGACGTGGTTAAAAATAACACCAACATTTCTTGTATCTTCAGGATAATAAACATAAAGCTTCCCGCTTAGAACGCATGTCTTTGCATGGTCTAAGAGAGCTTCCCACATCTTGTTTGACATACCACTCCCAAGGatctacattaaaataaaatataagaaaatgggTGGAAGGACCTACATTCAAGATAAAGATGTAAAACCTAAACTTACATTCCGCAATTTCTGTTGATCCTTAACCACAAGTCGAAGAAAGTCTTCAACTGTGAATATTCCAGCATTATTCAACTTTTTGTGAAATGACCCATCCTTACCTATTTTCTCCAATCTCCATACATCATCACCCAATGCAGGAGGATAATGCTTCTTATACACTGTAAAAAgggcaaaaaataaaatattaaaagacgGTGCTGCAGTTTACAAGAAGGGAGAGCATTGAAGTTGGGGAAAAACTAAGAATATAACCCTACATTCTCCTCTATGATCTTTAACAGTAAAAGCCACTGTCTTGGCTTCACGAATGCGTATAGACTCGCCAAAACCAGATGCAACCTTCATGCCAAGCCTGAACTTACGGCTCCTTATCCAGCTTGAATTGTCAGTAAATATCAGTTCCCCTAATGTTCCAACTCCCTCCTTGAGTGTCACTTGCAGTTCCCCATTCAACAAAGGTCTCTTTCCTTGGCGTTCTTTCACCACATGGCTTTCAAATTCCTCTTGGCtccaatcttcatcatcttcattgttAAAATCGCCTTCAAGGACAACAACATCGAGTTTTATACATGATTCAGGTCCAGATGTTACCACATTTCCACTATTGGCATCAACCAGAACAACATGAATTGGAGCCCCCTGCTCCCCTTCCACTTTTCCTCCTGTGAACAGAGGAAGAGCCAGTCGGGACCTAAATTgaagccgcaagt harbors:
- the LOC11421955 gene encoding calmodulin-binding protein 60 B yields the protein MQRPTTTDGASMGKRALEGGGDDDQPERKRPALASVIVEALKVDSLQKLCSSLEPILRRVVSEEVERALAKLGPARISGRSSPKRIEGPDGRNLRLQFRSRLALPLFTGGKVEGEQGAPIHVVLVDANSGNVVTSGPESCIKLDVVVLEGDFNNEDDEDWSQEEFESHVVKERQGKRPLLNGELQVTLKEGVGTLGELIFTDNSSWIRSRKFRLGMKVASGFGESIRIREAKTVAFTVKDHRGELYKKHYPPALGDDVWRLEKIGKDGSFHKKLNNAGIFTVEDFLRLVVKDQQKLRNILGSGMSNKMWEALLDHAKTCVLSGKLYVYYPEDTRNVGVIFNHVYELRGLITGEQFFSADSLSDNQKVYVDSLVKKAYDNWEQVVEYDGKSLVDAEQNNNTVESENELHVESIDYDGGLDHQLLMPSLPMSVASEQQINSAMPVGGFNNSMVTRYPSQALIGNSSSRSHFDDSLYLSNDHLLGNAHQSQSSRNDHSTVGLALGPPQSSTSGFHAGSSSMQPPAPNPFDDWSNNRDKGVDDFFSEDEIRVRSNEILENEDMQHLLRLFSMGGHPSMNTEDGYSFPSFMPSPMPNFDEDRSRPGKAVVGWLKIKAAMRWGFFIRKIAAEKRAQIEELDE
- the LOC11441778 gene encoding probable xyloglucan endotransglucosylase/hydrolase protein 23 isoform X1; translated protein: MASTTTLLVLLIPLLWINVACVAGNFNKDFQITWGDGRAKILNNANLLTLSLDKASGSGFQSKNEYLFGKIDMQIKLVPGNSAGTVTAYYLSSKGGAWDEIDFEFLGNLSGDPYILHTNVFSQGKGNREQQFYLWFDPTADFHTYSILWNPQRIVFSVDGTPIREFKNMESNGVPFPKNQPMRIYSSLWNADDWATRGGLVKTDWSKAPFTASYRNFNANNACIWNGGKSSCKSSSKPSASSASWLSQQLDSTGQQRLRWVQKNYMIYNYCSDKKRFPQGLPVECTHS